From the genome of Passer domesticus isolate bPasDom1 chromosome 12, bPasDom1.hap1, whole genome shotgun sequence:
GTTacccccggccccgcagccTCCGGCGCTGCCGGTCTCACAGCACCGCGAGCCGGCACCAGCGGGCCgggagggagaaggagggagcGGGACTCACCGTGGAGGTGCCGGTGGTGGTGCCGCCGCTCCCcacccgccgccgccgctgtgcgcccggcccggcccgtgCGGCCCCTTTAtaccgcggcggggccggcaccgcccgcagcccgcggggGCCCcgcccggcaccggcaccggcaccggcaccgccggCACCGCCCCCGGCACCAGCACCGGCACCGGCTCCAGCTCCGCCCGCAAGCCCCGGGAACCCGCCCCGCACCGGCAGTACCTGGcaccggccccagccccgcacTGCGGGAGTGATGACCGGCACCGGCGGCACCGGCGGCACCGGCATCAGCAGCACCAGCGctgcaccggcaccggcaccatCGCAGGCATCACGGCACCGCTGCTACACCGGCAGCGGCTCCGGGGCTGCACCGGCACCGGCATCAGGTGCGGGCAGGGCTCGGAGCCAGCCCCGGGGACCCTCGGGGTGGAGGAGGCACTAGGAAGGTGTCCCCTGTCACCCCCAAACCAGTggcaggagagggacagggagcgGCCCCTCCATCTCCCCCCGCCCCGCTCTTGGGACCCCTCTCATGACACCCACGTGTCACCCTCCTGTCCCCCCGCGGCAGGAGCCACCCGTGTCACCCCGTCCCCGTGGCTGTGGGTcatcctggggacagcagcacgctgtccctgtgccagcctgaCGGCAGGGGACAGCCAGCTCCTGGAGGGGCCATTCtgagtctgcaggaggcacggGCTCAACTCGGGGCTCAGATTCAGCACTTCTGGGTTTCTCAGCCCAGCCgtgtcctgctgtgctgggagtggGTGTGAGGTAATGCTGGAGCCCCTGAGCACCAGGAGCCGGGAACGGGgatccctgcagcaggagcaacATGGCCAGGACTCCCAGCCTTGCAGGGAAGGGAGGTGCTGGATGCCCCACAGTTGGCAGGACACAGGGCAGCTGGGAAAtgggctcctggggctgtgcacGGTGGGGCTGGGTTGCCCGGAGCCAGGGGCCACCAAGCTGGGTCCCTGAGGACCCTGCTCCCCCCACACTGTGGgtgtgcagcagctcccagtgcaggAGTGGGGCCCatggggctgcagccctgcctggaggAGGAGCTGACTGATGCTGGGGGATCCCTGAGCACAAAGTGGTGAGTGGTGGTcccagccagggaccctgcagggTCTCTTAGCCCCTCCTCAGCATGGAGTGGCTCTTGGTGCCACACCAGAGGGGCCCATCCTCACACCCCGTGGCGAGGGAGCCCCCAGACTCTTCAGCATTCTTGTGGTGGGAGCACAGTGCCAAGGAGAGGCCACAGAATTCCACTCTGGGGGGTGCAGGCAGCAGAACCCCTCCCTCCTGACTCCCCTCGGGGACAGCCACACATTGGGTGCTGCCCAGCCAAAGGGAGCCTGAAGCactggccctgccagctgcttgCCCAGCCCAGGCTCACCCTGGGGGTGATGCCCACCCTCCACACACACAGGGTATGGGACATGCCCATGATGGCACCCGTGAGCGTTGTGTGGCCCCACAGACACCACGGACACAGGGCTGAGCATGTCTCAGTTTAATCCCACACCTCGTCCCAGCGAGGCTGCCCCGCCACGCGACACCGCCAGCGGCGTCCTGGAGGGCACGGCAAGCCTTCCCTGGGGGAGCACGgccccagagaggagcagctggCCCCCACGGGCTCGGCCCCGCTATGGCAGCACCACGATCTTCTTCTGCAGCGTCTGCGGGGGGAACAGCACCCTCCTCACGGCAGCATCCAGCTCCTGCAGCGCCAGCTGCGCGTGCAGCACCGCCGCGGCGTCGCGCTCGGCCGCCGCCACGTGCTTCAGCAGGCGgtacagctccagcagcacgtcctgcagcacctggcacggcacggcacggcagcGTCAGCACGGCCCCGGCAGGGCTGCCCCTTCCCCCGCTGCGGCCAGCACTGTGACTCAGTTTCCCCGCAGGCCAGCAGCACGGTGCGGTGATCCTCCAGCCCAGGGGCACCGGGCATGCCGGGATCCCGGCTGTGGGGATTCCTGTGGGGAACTGGCTGTTTCCCCCACGGGAGCTGAGTCCCAACAAGCTTGTTACTGGGAACTGCGGAGGGAGGCCACGGTGGTGGAAAAACCGGGCATTTCCAAGGCAAATCAGGGATGAACaactcccacagctcccacGAGCTGGCACTGCCCCCCGCATGGCATGGCACTGTccatggcacagcccagcagatcAGAGGGACGCTCCCAAAAGCCTCCCTTCCCCAGGATCTGTTGAGGGAACCCTTTAGTGGGGGATGCCCAAACTGGGCATCTCAGTCCCTTGGGACTTTCCCTGGAAGCCGTTTGGGAATGAGCCCTGGAAGCCCTTAGGGAatgagccctgcagcccctACAGAGCACAGGCCCTCCCCAAGGTACACCCATGACCCcctgggggctgtccctgccccagggacaggcaggggctgACCTACCTCAGTGACCTTCTCGCTCAGCccccgcagcagcagcaccaccacgTGCACAGCGGCTCGTCGCACCTCAGCCTCGGGGTCTGTGCGGGCTATGGCTGTCACACAGCAGGTgacctgtggggacagggcaggggggcATCATCAGGGACTGAGGCATGCAGGGGATCCCACCGGAGCAGCCACTGTCCCAGGAAGGAGGATGGGAGCCCCATGCCCCGCTGGGTGCAGGCTCCGAGCAGCTCTCGGCAGGGCCAGGCAGCACATGGATGCCTCAGGAAGCTGTATAAGAGTCTGTATGAAAATCAGGCAGAGCCAAAGGAATCCAATTAAATCCCGGCAGTGACAGCCGGGAGAATTAGCAGAGCTCACACCTTCCCAAAATAGCAGCGTGTGGCTCCCTGGCATCGCATCAACTGCCGGGATCCACCGGCGCCGAGCCGCAGctgaggggagcagccccagtgccaAACCCAAAATGCCTCACTCCAGGAGCACCGGGGGGTGTGGGGGTGAAGCTCTGGCTCCCACAGGGCACAGACCCATCGCCTCCAGGGCTGCTGCGCCCCTGGGAGTCGGGCTCACCCCACTGggatctcccagcagctcctgaagcTGCATCTCACCCACAGCCTGcagccggggcgggtgagggccAGCTCCCTGATACTGATGATGCTGATAATGATAATTAAGATAACGGGAGAGTAACAAGGTGTCATTAAGCGGGAGGTGTCTCTGGCAAGCACCAGTTGTGCCCCCAGgtctcctctggcactggcTGCCATGGGTGGAGCAGGCACCTAAAAATCAGGGCTAGAAGGCTAGAACTTCCCCAGTGTTTGCTTCAGGCCCCATGGCTTTCATACTCCTCAATATCAGCAATTATCACTCATGTCCCTTATGGAAATGTCCTGTTTCCATATGGAAATGTCCCATTTCCACGTCCTCAGCAGCCCAAGCATGCGCTAACAAATGCACTCGTTAAGGAGAGgccccaggctgcccaggcagggtcaGGGAAGGATGGAGCCGTACCTCCTGGATGATGGACCCCAGCTGGAAGCCcaggtgctggcagagctcGCCCAGGTTGGAGAGGCTGCTGGCACGCAGGGCACTGTCGGGATCGCGGGCACCCCGCAGGAAGGCGTGGATCAGCGGCTCCCGGTGCTGGAACACCAtgtcccctgccagggagagcagagctctgtCACCACCCTTCCTGCCAAAGTTCTCCTTTGGGAACAGATGGGCTGGGCATCTGCCTTGCAACACCACTGAACAGCTGGATGCAACATCTGGAGTGTGGCTTGTGCCCCTCAGCACACCCCCTCACTCAGCCCTGCAAACACACCAAGTGTGAATCTCGAATTTCTACATCATCCAGACCCAATCCTCTGCCCCAATTAGCACACAGAGGTGCTGTGGAGGTGGGAGCTGCTAATGAGAGCTCAGCATCCACAACCATCCCTCTCCTGTGGGAGTGTGGTCAtcccacaggagctgagcagctgTGTGCCCCACGGTGTGGACACacctcctgccaggcagggcctTGAGGGCTGAAAGAAAGCTCCAGAAGGCCAGCTGGCCTGTGAGTTCTgtgcttttccagctctctcAAGCTCTGGAAACTCCTCGGACAATGGTGTCCTGGTGGAGGCAGTGGGGTGGATGCCTTGGGATGCCGCAGGGTGTGGAGACAGGAATGATCCTTGTGGGCAGTGGAAGCCCCCACCACCCAGCACgtgggggctcagggctgggactggcacagggtgggggaGCACGGGGCAGCACTGTGATGCCAAGGACTTGCTGGGAATGTATCATGCTCTGTGCCTGCATCCCAGGACTTGGAATTCCAGCAGTATGAGCAGTGCAGGGTGATCTGAGAGGGATCCCCTCCAAAGccagcagtgctccagcccctgtcCCAGACAGCTACAGAAGGAGCATGCAACACTTCCTTTCCTCTCCTAGACAGGGAAAGCCACTCCAGTGGGACAGAGaacaggctgggcacagggcagagggggCATGACAGCCTCTTGGCAGagaggagagctcagagccccagagagCTGCGCAGCGATCCTGAAGTGCTGGATAAATCCTTGCTCCCAGATGCTGAAGCTTTGCAACAGAAACAACCTGGTGCAATTTGTTCTATAAATACGCCGGCGAGCCGGGACGCGCCACAGCTGCCCGCGGCAGCGGCACCACGGCGGGCccagagagcagggcaggagctgccaccGTCCCCGGGGAGCTGCCGAGGGCAGCCTGCACCACGCCAGGCACTCGGACACTGCCTGGGGAGGTCTGGGACTGAGGGGCTCTGAGCTGACCGCTGGAGCCCCACAGGACACAGCGGGATGCCCTGAACCCGTCCCAGCAGCGAGGACGGatggtggcacagccaggcactgatgccacagctggcagagcccaggaaTGCCACTGGTGCCAAGGAACCTGCCCTAGGCCACAGGAGAATCACAGTCCCAggagccaggggctgctggcccTTCAGGGGCATGCCCAGCCAAGGCACACAGCTCCCAGCCGGTGAccagggagctctgcctggctgccccagcaccGTGGACACTGGCTGCCACCTCCCTGGCCATGTACAGCTCCAGCTGAGTGCTCCCGCTGGCCAGGCCTCCTCCACAGAGTCAGACAAGGCATTTTAGGACGTGTCCCAACAGCAGATGCCGGAAAGGCATCATCCACCTTCTACCTGTGAGCCCGGCGTGTCCGGGCGCTTCCCGGCAGTCTCCCAGCCCGGTGCTGCTGAACGAGGGGATGGTGGGCTGCTGGCAGGACCTgccatcctgctgctggcaaACCCAGCCAGCTTCTCTTTGGCTTTCAGACCCTGCTCACCTTCTGACAACAAGAGTCCCCTGTGGGCTTTCCCCTGGCAATGGTGAGGCTGAGCAGCGCtgtggctgctggcagtgccatgccCACGGCCATGGACTCACCCAGCGCCCGGGTGACACGCATCAGCACCTCGCCCAGCTTCATCCTGGTGACAGCAGCCATGGTGTCctctctgccctgtgctgggcactcgTACTGTGCCAGCAGGACGGGCAGAATCCGCTCTGGATACTCACTGGAGAGCAGGGCAACGCCTGGAGGGGAGAAAAACTGGAAAATCAGTAATTTAGCAGTTGGCAGCAGGTGTCCACTCACTGCTGCTGGCCATGCCCTTTGACCCAGTGAGGACTTGCTGcactgggggcagctgggcactgcaggcaaTGCTTGGGCACAGGGTCTGCTCactgctcccagcccttggccatCTGCACACGGTGCCAGCTtgtgtctgtccctgctggATTTACCTGGCCCAgactgggagcaggagccagtgcGTGTTGCATGCCTACTGCATCTCCCTGGGGCTGATGAGAGATCAGATCCTAGATGCAGGGAGACCTTTCTCCAGCtccagtgccctgccctgaacacactccagcccctcaatgactGATGAGGGGCTCAAAACTGCCCCCAGGACTCCAGGAGTGATACCCAGTACACCACTGCAGTCCGGCTCCATGAAACCCAGCGGTGCCACCACCGCTGGCTCACCCAGCCCCGCTGCTGCGACAGGGAGCAAGCAGGATGTGGGGACCTGTCTGGCCTGGCCCCCGGCCCTGCGCTTggcacggcacggctcggcacggcacAGGTGCCGGGTGAGTCAGAGCTGCAAGGAACCGCATCAGGGTTAATCACCGAGCGGGGCAGCTGCAGCGCGTTAATCACCGGGACGGTGCAGCCTTTGTGCTCCAGCCGTGGGCAAGGACAGGCCCGTCCTTCTCAAGACCGTACAGGCAGCGGGAAGCACGGCATCAActcctttcccagctgctgccaaaGGTTACCAACCCAACCCAACGCGGGCCAAGGGAAtggcagccgtgccctcggCGGAACGCAGGGGACCGTGACCGCGCATTGTCACACAGGACACGCACGTCACCCACGCGGAAGCACCTGCCTGCAGATCCCACAGCGTGCTGGGGCAAGCACTGACCTGAGGGCTTCCTAGGAAGGGGTGTGAGTACTCAGGAGCTGCCACCTtggcagagccctgagggagcaCCAGTGGGTCTCCCatgtcctgctcctctgccagccTCGGCTGAACAGGCCCCTCCgtgggtgctggggctgtgcccacgCTGTACTGGAACTGCAGCCCCAGACCTGAGGCACAGACCAGCTCCAGGGAGTAAGAATAACTGGGAGATGAAGTCTCCAGCTTCAGGAACTCGGCATAGAGCCCACATGTGGCCCCAGGCTTGATGGAACACCACAAAGCCACAGTCTGGGAGGGCAGGAGATGCCAAGCCCTCAGCCTGGCCAcggctctcctgctcttcactCCCAGGGCACAGAGCCTCAGAGCACAAAACCTTCCCTGACAAAGGGCTGGCACTCGCCTGGACAGGCACTGCTCACCTTGGATGGCTGAGAGGTAGACAAAGGCGTCCTCGTGCTGCACATTCTCCAGGAACACCTGGAAAGAAGGGAAGTGCCATCAGCAGTGAccctgggctgggccagcaAGGCCAGAGGGCTCCAATAACCGTGACCAcctcccctgctctgctggcaggggacacagcaggggacagggccCACAGCAGGAGCCGGGtacctgcagcagcttctcctgaAGCCGAAGTGCCTCTGGATGCCGCTGGGTGACCAGGCTGGCGAGGCGGCGCAGAGCAGCTGCCcggctggggggctgggggtcgtAGGCtgacaccagcagctcctggagcccagCCGGGGCCAGGCTGTTGGCACCTGGGGCTGGAGAGGCACCGGGCTCatgggctgtgctctgctccttgctgctctccctgtgagCCGAGGAGGGGCTGCCGTGTGGGTGCCACGGCGCTGCggggccaggggctgtgccagcaggactCTGTGCTGTGGTGCCAGCGGTGCTCGGTGCTGCCGTGCCAGCCGGGCTCGGTGCTGTGGTGCCAGCCGGGCTCTGTGCTGCGGTGCCAGCcgggctctgtgctgccatgcCAGCCGGGCTCGGTGCTGCAGTGCCAGccgggctctgtgctgctgtgccagcagggctctgtgctgtggtACCAGCCAGGCTCGGTGCTGCAGTGCCAGccgggctctgtgctgctgtgccagcagggctctgtgctgtggtGCCAGCAGGGCTCGGTGCTGCGGTGCCAGCCGGGCTCTGTGCTGTGGTGCCAGCAGAGCTCGGTGCTGCCGTGCCAGCCGGGCTCTGTGCTGTGGTGCCAGCAGGGCTCGGTGCTGCGGTGCCAGCCGGGCTTGGTGCTGCGGTGCCAGCAGGGCTCAGTGCTGCGGTGCCAGCCGGGCTCTGTGCTGCGGTGCCAGCCGGGCTCTGTGCTGCCGTGCCGGCcgtcctgcccagcacagcgtCGGCCGCGGTGCCCAGCGTGCCGGGGCAGCAGGCGCCGTGGGTGAGGATGGCGATGCGCAGGTCCGAGGCCAGCTCCTGGGTGAGGGGCTCGGGGTAGGTGCGggacagctcctccagcagcggCACCAGCCGCTTCAGCACCGCGAAATCGCCGGATTTCAGCTGCGGAGCGAGAGGAGCAGCGCTGGCACAGTGTAACGAGGGCTCCCTCCCTGGATGCTCCCTCATGGGGCTGAGGAACCCCAGAGCCCCGTCCCCAGGTCATGAGCCAGCCTCCAGGCACCACGAGCTCCTCTCAGCCCAGTGGCAATCCCAGTGCCAATCCCAGCCCCGGCAGCAGCCACGGGAGAAGCTGGGAAGCACGTGAAGCTGAAGAACAGCAGGGGACCAAGCCAGGGACATCCCTCCCACCAGCACTGTGCCAGACTTGCCAGCAGTCCTGCCTGGAAGgatgctcccagcacagcagccatgacctgtcctgagctggagaagctCCTGCTCTAACCTGGATTTAGCTGCTAAAATCTGGGATGTGAGGCCTGAAAAAGGGGGCTTTAGCAGAGATTTTGGATGATTGCATAAAGCCCCTCGCCCGCTGAAACccaaacagctctgcagctgcttccaAAACCTTTCCCATTCCATTTTCCAAATTATATCACTCCCATTAATGCAGAAGTGGGAGCAGGAACTCGCCTGGGAGGGGACCATTGCAGCCACAAGTCTCTGGCTTTAACTTCAACTACAGTTCTTTTCCCAGTATTAGAAATTTAGCAATAAGAGACAATAAATTATCTTCTTCTGTTAACAGCTGGATCTTCCTTAGGGCAAATCCAGGGATGGAACaaccccagcagctcagtgatGGCAGCACGTTAATGGATGTGCCATTGCTCCCCATGGCAGCTCCACTGAGTGACACAGagctcatatatatatataggtatTACAAGGTAACTGAGAGATATAAATAACAAcataaatatgtataaaatgtaaatataaaagTATAAGGGGATTTTCAAGGGTACATGTGAAGTTCACAATGCTCTGCAGCCAGTCTGTGACCGTGTGGGGATGCAGAGGGTGCACTGTTGGCATTTACAGATGCTGTATGTGACTGCACTGCTCTGTCGGTGCCTTTTTAGGagagattaaaaattaattaattgggCTCTTGGAGTGCCCTGCGCTGATTGAATCCTTGGTCAGCAACCTGGCACTGCCCCAAGGAAGATcattatatatctatatatccatttacaggctgcagggaccccaAGCAGGCACCCAGCTGTGCCACTGCACCCTCGGCTGGGTGTGGCAGCCCCACGCCCCCCAAGGACGCCCCCTTACCTGGACAGCCCCGCCGAGCACGGCAGCCACCAGCCCCATGGCCATGGCGAGGGTCTGCGCCTcggccgccgcgccggggccccGCGCAGGGTGGGCACAGGCCCGCTGCAGCACGGCCGCCAGGAACTGCTGCACCTGCCAAGGGAACGCCgtcagcagcagggacaccgggcagtgcccctgcagcccccctgcagccctcctgtggctcctctgcagcccccctgcagctcccctgcagctcccctgcagccccctgcagctcccctgcagccccctgcagctcccctgcagcccctctgcccccgcgcccagcccagtgtccctgtcccacacaGCTCCCCAGAACAATCCCACACAAACGAGTCTCCCCATCCCACATAGCTCTCAGCACAATCCCACACAAACGAGTCTCCCCATCCCAATCTCCAGAACAATTCCACAGCCTTCAGACACCGctctcagggatgcacagggtgggattttggggtgtctgtacagggccagcagttggactcaatgatccctgtgggtcccttctaattcagaacattctgtgattctgtgaattcccattttcctcctgctgctgctaccCCAATCCCAGTGTGGGCTCAGCCAAGTCACGTGCACAGCTGGGACAAGGTGATGGTCCAACTGGTGGGGTCTCTCAGCTGCAGAAGCccccctggggctggaggaacAGAGGGatcccagctccatctctgcctcctgcctgacTCCACCAGGGGATGGAAGCTGGGACAGTCCCAAAGGGAAGCTCAAGGTGGGGCTGTATGGAATTACCCCAGGTAAAGGCTTGGAAATCCCAGAGCCaaggagctccagcccctgtcTACAACTCCCCACACCAGCCTCCCCCTTATCCTGCTCAGCTGACACTCCAGCTGAGCCCTTCCTGTGCTCTCCTTactttgggatttttcccaCAGTATTTTTATTCCACATGTAACGACCCTGCCTGGTTGGCATTGGCCTTCTCCACACTTGGCACCAACACCTTTGATCCCACAGGCGTCCTGCCTTCCCAACAGATCCTGGAATGAGGGAGGTGATGTTCTCCATGCCTTATCTTCTCCCAGACAAGCCTGGGAAGGGTTTGCATCAGGGTCACTCCTGCCTAACAGGTGCGCTAAACAGAGGAGGAACTATTGTGTTCCTgtttcagaaaacaaagcatGAGGGCAACAAGGTCCTCTTGCACCAAATTCCAAACTTCCACCCCCAGGGCACCGGGTGCAGGCAGcatttcctcctcagctgccagATTCCTTAAGCAAGAAGGGAGGCTGTGGAAAAAGGCTTTGGAAAAGGCTGCATAAAAGGCTCAGGTACCTGCTGGGATAATTATTCCAGAGAAGAAATTGCATCAAACagcaagtaaaaaaaattagaacatTTGCTCTCACAACACAGTGACACATGAGCTGGAGGGGTTGAAgttatatttaatattaaaaaaataaaattgtgaaTAAATAACAGTAGATTGTAactgagaaaaatgaaaacttaaaaaataatctaggaaaaaaaaaacgtTTTAaagtgggagggaaaaaaaaggaaaaataaaacactggGGCACAGTTGtgtctggggcaggaggagagaaTCCTTGGTGCAGTGAGGAAATCAAATTGACCTTGGTTGTGGAGGAGAATacgtaaataaaataaatgtgcaGTGGAGGGGGGGGGCatagcagctgctgctcctggctccaACTCTGGCAGGATGGATCCCACTTGCTCCCACCCCATTGGGGCCCCCAAACACCCCAGGGAACCCCAGAGTGCAGAACCTGCTCaaagcctgtccctgtcccagcccggGGCCTCGCTGAAACACAACCCCAGGCAGGAGGATAATGGATTTTTTGTCTGCATTTCTTTGGCGGTGGGTTTTTATCCCAGACTCCAGCTGGACCCTGGACCCTGGCAGAGCCCTTCCCCATGTCCCACCGCGCCCCTCGGGCCCGGCAGGGCTGTGATGGGAGGCAGGTGGGGACAAAGCGCCGCTGGCTGTGTCCCCTTGCTGCTGAGCACACAAAGGCTCCTTTGTCCCGAAGGAAACGTGAGGAAACCTGCCCGAGCCGCGGCCGCCCCTGCCCAcggcagcacagagctggcacgGCTGGGCACCGggggaaaagcagcaataaAACACAGGATGGGGAAGTTCAGAGCCACCGGATCTGCAGGGGATCCACAAGGACTGCCAGGCTGCCCTCGgtgcccagctgcctcctgacTGACCCCATCCAGTGGAGAAGATTCTAAATATCTGTTTTGGGACCAAGGGAAACCAGTGGCCTTTGGAATTACAGTATTTAATACACTTGGCACTGCCCATTCATGAATGCAGGAGCACAGTTATGCCAACCAGGTTgctcccatccagcctggccttgggtaTTTCTACAGATGGCACagccacttctctgggcaacctgtgccagggcctcaccaccctcacagggaggaatttcttcactgtgccccttctaaccctgccctctgtcagggggaagccattcccctttgtcctgtcatCCCAGGCCCTTGtacaaagtccctctccagctctctgggaGCTCCTTTAAGGCCTGGATGTTTCTCTAAAGGTCACTCTGgacccttctcttccccaggctgagcaatgccagctcctccagcccctgctcctggcagtgctcagcCGGTGCCCCCGGGCTCTGCCACCACCAACCTGCACAATGTCAGTGAACACGGTGTCCGAGACGCCCTCGCACAGCGCAgccaccagctgcagcaccagcagcctcctcccctgcctggcctggtactgctccagctccagcaagctccctgcaggctgcacagctgggtttggagcctCCTCATCCTCCGCAGCCACCTGAGTCAGCTCCTGCCGGGAAGGGAGCGCGGGCACGGCGAGGCAGCGGTTAAacagcaggagccagtgccCGCAATGCCAGCTGACTCCTCGCTCCACCACCACCCCCCAGCTGCTGGATGAAGGTTTCTGAGAGctgcccacagctcctgggtgtcccatccccatcccctaTAGGCAGGGGCACagaatcccagcccagcccaggcctgGAGGGAGCCGCGGGGGGCTCCAAGTGAGATCAAAGGAAGCAGGTATGGGGCCCCTCTTCTGGAGCCAAGGAAGCAACAGGGATTATTCCAGCCTCCAACACATTTCAGACATGCTCCTGTAGTTAAAACAGCCCAGGGGGAGGATGGGGGTTAACCCCTtcagggacagggctgctcccaCTCCTTGGCTTCCCACGCAGCacacagggctgctccagcacaggccaTACCCCAGGACACACAGGGGGTGATCCCCCTTTTGCCTTCTGCTTGTCCAGAGAACCCCTTCCTGCAGGTGTGCCCCAACCAGGGGCTGGCTGCCCTCACCTTCAGGCAGTGGATGAAGAAGTCT
Proteins encoded in this window:
- the LOC135279694 gene encoding collagen, type I, alpha 1a-like, with the translated sequence MAGLEDREGHGDVRDRAVPGEPRPPRALLGPAACGGTPGCGDGSGRTRTPLRDGTSSAARTGLQRRPGTRAGGAGRSGVREHVRGCGQGAEPAPGTPGRTSRAAPSGSPPLPQPPALPAPPGPAAPGTPGSSRSRSPGAPGCPLPPAPQPPALPVSQHREPAPAGREGEGGSGTHRGGAGGGAAAPHPPPPLCARPGPCGPFIPRRGRHRPQPAGAPPGTGTGTGTAGTAPGTSTGTGSSSARKPREPAPHRQYLAPAPAPHCGSDDRHRRHRRHRHQQHQRCTGTGTIAGITAPLLHRQRLRGCTGTGIRCGQGSEPAPGTLGVEEALGRCPLSPPNQWQERDRERPLHLPPPRSWDPSHDTHVSPSCPPAAGATRVTPSPWLWVILGTAARCPCASLTAGDSQLLEGPF